From a region of the Buchnera aphidicola str. Ak (Acyrthosiphon kondoi) genome:
- the rpsN gene encoding 30S ribosomal protein S14, with protein MAKQSMKAREVKRVKLANKFYTQRNALKNIISNMNCSEEERWNAVLKLQSFPRDSSPSRQRNRCRQTGRPHAFLRKFGLSRIKVREAAMKGEIPGLKKASW; from the coding sequence ATGGCTAAACAATCTATGAAAGCACGTGAAGTTAAACGTGTAAAATTAGCTAATAAATTTTATACACAACGTAATGCATTAAAAAATATTATTTCTAATATGAATTGCTCAGAGGAAGAACGTTGGAATGCAGTTCTTAAATTACAATCTTTCCCACGCGACTCCAGTCCATCACGTCAGCGAAACAGATGTCGTCAAACAGGTCGTCCGCATGCTTTTTTGCGTAAATTTGGATTGAGTCGTATTAAAGTTAGAGAAGCTGCCATGAAAGGTGAAATACCTGGTTTAAAAAAAGCCAGTTGGTAA
- the rplE gene encoding 50S ribosomal protein L5, protein MATLYDYYKSKVIKQLMLKLNYSSVMQVPKIDKITLNMGVGTAASDKKILDNAISDLTAISGQKPLITKARKSVASFKIRQGYPIGCKVTLRGQKKWDFFERLIIIAVPRIRDFRGLSSHSFDGKGNYSLGIREQIIFPEIDYDKIDRVRGLDITITTTAKSDHEALLLLSAFNFPFRK, encoded by the coding sequence ATGGCAACATTGTATGATTATTATAAGTCAAAAGTTATCAAACAGCTTATGCTTAAACTGAATTATAGTTCTGTTATGCAAGTGCCTAAAATTGATAAAATTACTTTAAATATGGGTGTAGGTACTGCCGCTTCTGATAAAAAAATTTTAGATAATGCTATTTCAGATTTAACAGCAATATCTGGACAAAAACCACTCATCACTAAAGCTCGTAAATCTGTAGCTAGTTTTAAAATTCGTCAAGGCTATCCTATTGGATGTAAAGTTACATTACGTGGTCAGAAAAAATGGGATTTTTTTGAACGTCTAATTATTATTGCTGTTCCGCGTATTCGTGATTTTCGTGGCTTATCAAGTCATTCTTTTGATGGTAAAGGAAATTATAGTTTAGGAATACGAGAACAAATTATTTTTCCTGAAATTGATTATGATAAAATTGATCGAGTTCGTGGATTAGATATTACAATTACTACTACCGCTAAATCTGATCACGAAGCTCTTTTATTATTATCTGCTTTTAATTTTCCTTTTCGTAAGTAA